GCGCTGAACCGCACGGTCGCGCGCCGTGCGGTCGAGCCCGACTGCCGGTACGTGTTCGATCCCGAGCGCGGCGTGCGCAACGCGGGCGACGACGTGCCGTCGCACTGGCCGGTCATCACCGGACAGACGTTGCTCGACATGGAGCAGGACGATTACCATCGAGCCCAGACGGTTGCGCAAAGCAAGACGCTGATGCGCTTCCTGCTGAACACCTATCTCGGCGGTACGCCGCTTGCCACGCGTCAGATCCTGATCGACCTGCAAAACCTATGAGCTTCTTCCTGACAACGCCCACCGCCATCGACCTCGGCGTGAACATCGACCACGTCGCGACGCTGCGCAATGCGCGCGGCACGGCCTATCCCGATCCGATCCGCGCGGCGCTCGCCGCCGAAGAGGCCGGTGCGGACGCGATCACGCTGCACCTGCGCGAGGATCGCCGTCACATCGTCGACGCGGACGTGCGCAAGCTGCGTCCGCTGCTGAAGACGCGCATGAACCTCGAGTGCGCGGTGACGGCGGAGATGCTCGACATCGCGTGCGAAGTGCGCCCGCACGACGCGTGCCTCGTGCCCGAGAAGCGCGAGGAACTGACGACCGAAGGCGGCCTCGATGTCGCTGGCCGCTTCGAGGCCGTGCGCGCGGCGTGCAAGCAGCTTGCCGACGCAGGCGTGCGCGTGTCGCTGTTCATCGACCCGGACGAGACGCAGATCCGGGCCGCGCACGAAGCGGGCGCGCCGGTGGTCGAGCTGCATACGGGCCGCTACGCCGAGGCGCACGATGAAGCCGGGCAGCAGCGCGAATACGAGCGCATCGTCGCGGGCGTGCAGGCCGGTGCGCAGCTGGGCCTGAAGGTCAACGCGGGGCACGGGCTGCATTACACGAACGTGCAGCAGATCGCCGCGATCGACGGCATCGTCGAGCTGAACATCGGCCATGCGATCGTCGCGCACGCGATCTTCGCGGGTTGGGACAACGCGGTGCGCGAGATGAAGGCGATCATGGTCGCCGCACGCGTCGCCGCGCTGCATGGCGGCGCGCGCTGAAGATGAAGTGCCCCCGCGTGCGCGTCGTTCGCAACCCGGCCCCGCTCGGTCGCCCCGGCGCGTATTGACATGGCGATCTACGGCATCGGTACCGACATCGCCCAGGTGAGCCGCGTCGCAGCCGTGCTCGAACGCACGGGCGGCCGGTTTGCCGAGAAGGTGCTGGGCCCCGACGAACTGCGCGTGTTCCATGCGCGCCGTGCACGCTCCGAGGCGCGCGGCATCGCGTTTCTCGCGACGCGCTTTTCCGCGAAGGAAGCGTTCTCGAAGGCGATCGGGCTCGGCATGCACTGGCCGATGACGTGGCGTGCACTGCAGACCCTCAACCACCCGAGCGGCGAGCCGTATGTAGTCGCGTCCGGCGAGCTGGCCGACTGGCTTGCCGCGCGCGGCATCACGGCCCGCGTGACGGTCAGCGACGAACGGGACTATGCGGTGTCGTTCGTGATCGCCGAGACGGACGCCGCGCCTTCACCTGTTTCCCGAACCCCCTCCTGACGGAATTCCCGATTCAATGAAAACGACTCCCGGCCCGGTCATGCTCGACGTCGTCGGCACGGCTCTGTCGCGCGACGATGCGCGGCGCCTCGCGCATCCGAACACCGGCGGCGTGATCCTGTTCGCGCGGCACTTCCAGAATCGCGCGCAGCTGACCGCGCTGACCGACTCGATCCGCGCGGTGCGCGAAGACATCCTGATCGCCGTCGATCACGAAGGCGGGCGCGTCCAGCGTTTCCGCACCGACGGCTTCACGGTGCTGCCCGCGATGCGCCGCCTCGGCGAGCTGTGGGATCGCGACGTGCTGCTCGCGACGAAGGTCGCGACCGCCGTCGGCTACATCCTGGCCGCCGAATTGCGTGCGTGCGGAATCGACATGAGCTTCACGCCCGTGCTCGACCTCGACTACGGGCACTCGAAAGTGATCGGCGATCGCGCGTTCCATCGCGACCCGCGCGTCGTCACGCTGCTCGCGAAGAGCCTGAACCACGGGCTGTCGCTCGCCGGGATGGCGAACTGCGGCAAGCATTTTCCGGGGCACGGCTTCGCGGAAGCCGATTCGCACGTCGCGCTGCCGACCGACGATCGCACGCTCGACGCGATCCTCGCGCAGGACGTCGCGCCGTACGACTGGCTCGGCTTGTCGCTGTCCGCGGTGATTCCCGCGCACGTGATCTATACGCAGGTCGACAAGCGGCCGGCGGGTTTCTCGCGCGTGTGGCTGCAGGACATCCTGCGCGGGCAGCTCGGCTTCACGGGCGCGATCTTCAGCGATGACCTGTCGATGGAGGCCGCCCGCGAAGGCGGCACGCTCACGCAGGCGGCTGACGCCGCGCTCGCCGCCGGTTGCGACATGGTGCTCGTCTGCAACCAGCCGGATGCGGCCGAGGTCGTGCTGAACGGGCTGAAAGCGCGGGCATCGGCCGAGTCGGTGCGGCGCATCAAGCGGATGCGCGCGCGCGGCAAGGCGCTCAAGTGGGACAAGCTGATCGCGCAGCCCGAGTATCTGCAGGCGCAGGCGCTGTTGAGCAGCGCACTGGCGTAAGCGGGGAAGGGATGGCGCGGTGCGCGCCATGCCGGTCGCTGAAACAAAAAGCCGCGCAACAGCGCGGCTTTTTTACAGGTTGCGGCAGGCGCGAATCGGGCGGCGGCGGGAATCACGCATGCCGGTGTGGCGAATGTTGATGCAACTAACAGTCAAGCCCGATCAGCACCTGCATGCACGGCCGCTCGCTCAGTTCACCTTCATCCGCTGCAGCTTGTTGTACAGCGTCTTCGGGCTGATGCCGAGCAGCGTCGCCGCGCGGTGGCGCGTGCCGCCGACCGCGTCGAGCGTCGCGCGGATCAGCAGATCCTCGACGTCGGACAGCGGCGTGCCGACCTTGATCTGAACGCTGCTGCCGTTCAGCGCGGCGCCGGCGGCGAAGCTTGCCTCGCCCGCGCGCAGCGTCTCGATGAAATCGCCCGATGCGTCGTACGCGAAGCGCACGCGCTCCTGCAACTCGCGCACGTTGCCGGGCCACTCGTAGGACAGGCATTCGCGCACGAAGCCCGGCGCCGCGCGCTTGTCGGTCGTGCTGCGGCCGGTTGCGCGCGATTCGCGGTTCAGTTCGTCGATCAGCGCGTCCGCGATCGCGAGCGCGTCGCCGTCGCGCTCGCGCAGCGGCGGCATCGTGATCGACGCTGCATCGAGGCGCAACCACAGATCCTCGCGCAGCGTGCCGTTCGCGACCGCTTCGCGCGCCGGGCGGCGCGTGGTTGCGATCAGCCGGAAATCGCTCGTGATCGAACTCGTGCCGCCGATCCGCATGAAGTTCTGCGAATCGAGCGCATGCAGCAGTGCTTCCTGCAGCACGAGCGGCAGCGCGGTGATCTCGTCGAGGAACAGCGTGCCGCCGCCGGCCTGTTCGAACAGGCCCGATTCGCGGCGCTCGGCGCCGTCGAACGCGCCGCGCTCATGGCCGAACAGCACGCTGTCGAGCGATGAGCCGTGCCGGCCGGCCTGCGCGATCGTCCGGCAGTCGAACGATACGATCGGCCCCTTGCGGCGCCGGCTCAGTTCGTGCAGCGTGCGCGCGGCCAGCTTTTTGCCGGTACCGGCTTCGCCCGAGAACAGCACGGCCGTTTCGGTACGCGCGTTGTGCTCGATCATGTCGTACACGTGCTGCATCGCGTCGCTGCGGCCGACCAGCGCGCCGAAGCGGCCGAGATGGCGCAGCGAAGCGCGCAGCGACTGCACTTCGTCGATCAGTTCGTACGGGCGGGGGATCCGCGCGAGCAGGCTGCGCAGGCGCGGGATGTTGATCGGCTTCAGCAGGTAATCCCAGATACCGTGACGCAGGCCCTCGATTGCGCTCTCGACCGTCGCGTTGCCCGTCAGCACGATGACGGGCAGCGAGCCGTTCGGCTGTTGCTGCGGCAGGTGCTGGAGCAGGTCGAACCCGCTGCCGTCCGGCAGGTTCAGGTCGACGAGGACGACATCGGGAATCGAACGGCCGAGCGCCGTGCGCGCTTCGGCGAGCGACGTGGCCGTGTCGACCGAGAAGCCGTCTGCGGCGAGCAGCGCGGTGAGGCCGGACAGACTGTTTGGATCGTCTTCGACAATCAGGGCGTGTGGCATGGTGGACGCGAGTCGAGTCAATAGAGGCGGGCTGTCGGCCATCGAGGCCGCAGTCGCATGTCAGATTAAAAACTGATTTTATGCCCCGCCGAACGCGTAACGCGCATTATTTCTCCAGCGCTATAAAACAGTTACCGATGATACAAATTGAATATCTTTACCGGTGGATTTTGTGCTTCTTATGGCACTGGCCCGCGCTCGCTGTTGGCGACAGGCAAACAAAAAGCGCCCCGAAGGGCGCTTTGTTCGATGCGGGTACCGCTGGCGATTACGCGCGGCTGCGGTATTCGTGCGTACGCGTATCGATTTCGATCTTGTCGCCGGTGTTGCAGAAGAGCGGAACCTGCAGTTCGAAGCCCGTTGCGAGCTTGGCGTTCTTCAGCACCTTGCCCGACGACGTGTCGCCCTTGACGGCCGGCTCGGTATAGGTGATCTCGCGAACGAGGACCGTCGGCAGATCGACCGAGATC
The nucleotide sequence above comes from Burkholderia pyrrocinia. Encoded proteins:
- a CDS encoding sigma-54-dependent transcriptional regulator; the protein is MPHALIVEDDPNSLSGLTALLAADGFSVDTATSLAEARTALGRSIPDVVLVDLNLPDGSGFDLLQHLPQQQPNGSLPVIVLTGNATVESAIEGLRHGIWDYLLKPINIPRLRSLLARIPRPYELIDEVQSLRASLRHLGRFGALVGRSDAMQHVYDMIEHNARTETAVLFSGEAGTGKKLAARTLHELSRRRKGPIVSFDCRTIAQAGRHGSSLDSVLFGHERGAFDGAERRESGLFEQAGGGTLFLDEITALPLVLQEALLHALDSQNFMRIGGTSSITSDFRLIATTRRPAREAVANGTLREDLWLRLDAASITMPPLRERDGDALAIADALIDELNRESRATGRSTTDKRAAPGFVRECLSYEWPGNVRELQERVRFAYDASGDFIETLRAGEASFAAGAALNGSSVQIKVGTPLSDVEDLLIRATLDAVGGTRHRAATLLGISPKTLYNKLQRMKVN
- the nagZ gene encoding beta-N-acetylhexosaminidase — translated: MKTTPGPVMLDVVGTALSRDDARRLAHPNTGGVILFARHFQNRAQLTALTDSIRAVREDILIAVDHEGGRVQRFRTDGFTVLPAMRRLGELWDRDVLLATKVATAVGYILAAELRACGIDMSFTPVLDLDYGHSKVIGDRAFHRDPRVVTLLAKSLNHGLSLAGMANCGKHFPGHGFAEADSHVALPTDDRTLDAILAQDVAPYDWLGLSLSAVIPAHVIYTQVDKRPAGFSRVWLQDILRGQLGFTGAIFSDDLSMEAAREGGTLTQAADAALAAGCDMVLVCNQPDAAEVVLNGLKARASAESVRRIKRMRARGKALKWDKLIAQPEYLQAQALLSSALA
- the pdxJ gene encoding pyridoxine 5'-phosphate synthase: MSFFLTTPTAIDLGVNIDHVATLRNARGTAYPDPIRAALAAEEAGADAITLHLREDRRHIVDADVRKLRPLLKTRMNLECAVTAEMLDIACEVRPHDACLVPEKREELTTEGGLDVAGRFEAVRAACKQLADAGVRVSLFIDPDETQIRAAHEAGAPVVELHTGRYAEAHDEAGQQREYERIVAGVQAGAQLGLKVNAGHGLHYTNVQQIAAIDGIVELNIGHAIVAHAIFAGWDNAVREMKAIMVAARVAALHGGAR
- the acpS gene encoding holo-ACP synthase; the protein is MAIYGIGTDIAQVSRVAAVLERTGGRFAEKVLGPDELRVFHARRARSEARGIAFLATRFSAKEAFSKAIGLGMHWPMTWRALQTLNHPSGEPYVVASGELADWLAARGITARVTVSDERDYAVSFVIAETDAAPSPVSRTPS